CCTGGTACGCCGGAGTGACGGGCAGGCGGTGCTGGTGGACTTCGGGGTGGGCTACTACGCCGGGGCACCCACTATTACCGAGGGCCTGTTTCCCCCGGACACGCCCCGTTACCGCAGTCCCGAGGCATGGCGCTTCGGCCGGGAGAACAAGGACGTGCCGGGCGCGCACTACCGGGCCGGGGTGGGCGATGACCTGTACGCGTTAGGTGTCGTCTTCTACCGGCTGCTGACAGGCAGAGACCCCTTCCTGCTGGGCGAGCGTGGAGGCGTGGACGTGGAGGCCGTGCTGCACGAGGCGCCGCTGCCGCCGCACCTCGTCAACCCGCGCGTCCCCCGGGCAGTGGAAGAGATGTGCCTGCGGCTTCTGGAGAAGACGCCCGAAGCGCGCTATCCGGGCGCGGTGGCGCTGTGCGCGGCCTTGGAGGCGCTGAGGGCCCAGGCGGACGAGTCCTGGAAGGTGCCACTGCTCGGCGGGGGGCGTGTGGCCGGCAAGGACAAACAGTGGGCACGCGTACGCGTACGGCGTGCGGCGACCTGGGCGGGCGTGGGGTTGGGGTTGGGGTTGGGACTGGTGCTGGGCGGCGCATGGCTCGCCGGACAGCGGAGGGCCGGGCGCGAGACGGCCACCGTCTCCTCACCCGTCACGTCACCCGCTGAGTCTCCAACCCGGGAGGCCAGTGTTGGCCAGGAAGTGGCGGCCTCGGAGTCACCGCCGGAATCTTCACGGGCCGCGACTCCGCCGCCGGTGGATCCTCCCCCCGCGGCCGCCGCTTCGCCCGCGGCGTCCGGAAAGGACACAGCTCCCGTGAAGAAGCAGCAGAAGCAGCAGACGAACGGCCCCCAGCGGGAAACACAGCCCAGGAGCGCAGGGGCCGCCGCGCGCAACGTGTGTCTGGGCCTGACGGGAGCCGCCCTGCAGGCCTGCCTCAGTGCGCAGCAGCAGGTGCCGCCGGTGCGCCCGATGCCTCCACCCCAGGAGTGCCCTGCCGGCGCAGTGGAAACCATGACTCGCACGCTCGGCCTGCACATCGGGGACGTCACCAGTGGCCAGTGGTCCGACGTGCGGGGCCGGCCCGTTCCCGTGCGCGAGGACACCCCATTCACCGTGGCCGGTATCTGGAAGAATCTCCCAGATGAAACTCGCCTCTACGGGCGGCTCTATTTCGGCGAGAAGCGCGTGTACGGCCGCTTCACCGAGGCCCGCACAACGACTGGAGAGACGTACAAGGTCTGCCTGCGACTGGGCTACCGCGGTGAGCCCGGCACGCTCATCCAGCCCGGCAGCACGCCGGAGAACATGTTGGTCGGTCCCATCGCGGAGGTGGAGGTCGTGGACCACTTCGACTAGAGCCGACGGAGTACCTGTCGATAGCGAGCCGCCATGCACTACCGGGCGGGAGGTGTGGTAGAGGCCCACTTCTCCGGTCTCATCCACGTCCCTGGAGGTTCCCGTCCCGTGTTCGTCCTGTCCTCCGCCGCCCTCCTGGAGTTCGTCCTGCTCGCCGCACCCGCTGGCGCCGCCGAGTGGCTCCCGTTCCCCACCTGCGAGACGGGCACACGCCACATCGAACTGGAAGCGGATGCCCCAGACAGTTCCCCAGAGGTGTGCATCCACCCGGAGCTGTCCACCACCCTGGTCTTCGACTCGAAGCTGGCGCGTGTGGAGTTGGCCTCGCGAGAGCGGTTCCGGGTGATAGAGGGGGACGTCGGTCTCACGCTCGTCCCCACGGAGGCGCTT
This is a stretch of genomic DNA from Archangium violaceum. It encodes these proteins:
- a CDS encoding serine/threonine protein kinase, producing MNELNMPPLPPGTLIAGDVVEAVLGAGGFGTVYQVRGPEGRRAALKMIPLENGEDRAWREALIGSRLSLQHPNLARVLGAGSWPAKDPRFVYLKQELVDGVTLDVWAREHAVDTSQVVDRVLEVARALAVVHEARVVHRDVKEANILVRRSDGQAVLVDFGVGYYAGAPTITEGLFPPDTPRYRSPEAWRFGRENKDVPGAHYRAGVGDDLYALGVVFYRLLTGRDPFLLGERGGVDVEAVLHEAPLPPHLVNPRVPRAVEEMCLRLLEKTPEARYPGAVALCAALEALRAQADESWKVPLLGGGRVAGKDKQWARVRVRRAATWAGVGLGLGLGLVLGGAWLAGQRRAGRETATVSSPVTSPAESPTREASVGQEVAASESPPESSRAATPPPVDPPPAAAASPAASGKDTAPVKKQQKQQTNGPQRETQPRSAGAAARNVCLGLTGAALQACLSAQQQVPPVRPMPPPQECPAGAVETMTRTLGLHIGDVTSGQWSDVRGRPVPVREDTPFTVAGIWKNLPDETRLYGRLYFGEKRVYGRFTEARTTTGETYKVCLRLGYRGEPGTLIQPGSTPENMLVGPIAEVEVVDHFD